A window of the Streptomyces sp. NBC_00250 genome harbors these coding sequences:
- a CDS encoding bestrophin-like domain, translating into MPEWLVYALASALVCVLVVTATVLRHRRVDVDEDTSETPDVLEYMVMMVGVVYAIVLGLAIAGVWEARTAAEDTVQREAQALYEIDQRLDVYPAAFRTQIKEHIDAYARHAVTAEWPALKDDLPVDGTGAELLGRIRSDIAHRTPADELQAQAYQPLLDQVAAADDARHQRLDTSGTTLPAALWFGLLAGALVTLGLLYTLQIRRSARELLLATTFSALVVFLLFLVWSFDAPLGHSGTDSAQPLSDLVTAGV; encoded by the coding sequence ATGCCGGAATGGCTCGTCTACGCCCTGGCCTCGGCCCTGGTCTGCGTTCTCGTCGTCACGGCGACCGTCCTGCGGCACCGCCGCGTGGACGTCGACGAAGACACCTCCGAGACACCGGACGTGCTGGAGTACATGGTCATGATGGTTGGCGTCGTCTACGCCATCGTGCTCGGACTGGCGATCGCCGGCGTGTGGGAGGCCCGTACCGCGGCCGAGGACACCGTCCAGCGCGAGGCCCAGGCCCTTTACGAGATCGATCAGCGCCTGGACGTCTACCCTGCCGCCTTCCGAACACAGATCAAGGAGCACATCGACGCCTACGCCCGGCACGCGGTCACCGCCGAATGGCCCGCTCTGAAGGACGACCTGCCCGTCGACGGCACCGGCGCCGAACTGCTGGGCCGTATCCGGAGCGACATCGCTCATCGCACCCCGGCGGACGAGCTTCAGGCCCAGGCCTACCAGCCGCTCCTGGACCAGGTGGCCGCGGCGGACGACGCCCGTCACCAGCGCCTGGATACCTCCGGCACCACCCTGCCCGCAGCCCTCTGGTTCGGCCTCCTCGCCGGTGCCCTGGTCACCCTCGGCCTGCTCTACACCCTGCAGATCCGCCGCTCCGCGCGCGAACTGCTGCTGGCCACCACCTTCAGCGCTCTGGTGGTCTTCCTGCTCTTCCTCGTCTGGAGCTTCGACGCCCCCCTCGGCCACTCCGGAACGGACTCCGCCCAGCCCTTGAGTGACCTCGTCACCGCCGGGGTCTGA
- a CDS encoding transposase family protein, producing the protein MQTDAPIWDSLVLAGIDETEVEAATAGFGTVEVVAGGRAAGAACPDCGRFSGRVHDRYQRRLRDLPLAEQGFVIRLTVRRFICGSADCPRCVLGAEHDRPRRSSPS; encoded by the coding sequence ATGCAGACCGACGCACCGATCTGGGACTCGCTGGTGCTCGCCGGGATTGACGAGACGGAGGTCGAGGCGGCTACGGCCGGCTTCGGCACGGTCGAGGTGGTGGCGGGAGGCCGAGCCGCAGGGGCTGCATGTCCGGACTGCGGCCGCTTCTCGGGCCGGGTCCACGACCGTTATCAGCGCAGGCTGAGGGACCTTCCTCTGGCTGAACAGGGCTTTGTGATCCGGCTGACGGTCAGGCGCTTCATCTGCGGGTCGGCGGACTGCCCACGCTGTGTTCTCGGCGCTGAGCACGATCGACCACGGCGATCGAGCCCGTCGTAG
- a CDS encoding LysR family transcriptional regulator, which translates to MSELEVRELRYFIAVAEELNFSRAAQRLGMAQPPLSKAIAQMESRLGVRLLERTTRQVRLTTAGQVLLDQARIAVDAVHAAARRARRAGQPTPQLVVAVKPGGDGGLLREILAAYRGAGPHLPPPEVVVGGSGEPIAMLRDGRADVALLRSPFDGQGLDSQTLVVEPRLAVLPATHRLAGHPRLRLTDLKGEPIPRWKGAAPSATAYYTGCDGGEAGDGHTGLAPADTPEGPLVASVEQLLEVVALGQAVAFLSLSTTERHQRPDIAYRPVTGLSPSAVMVAWPETSRSAAVAAFVRAAHDVAAHHPDHLTALAY; encoded by the coding sequence ATGAGTGAGCTAGAGGTGCGGGAGCTGAGGTACTTCATCGCCGTCGCCGAGGAACTGAACTTCAGCCGGGCCGCGCAACGTCTGGGGATGGCACAGCCCCCGCTGTCGAAGGCGATCGCTCAGATGGAGTCCCGGCTCGGTGTACGCCTGCTGGAGCGCACCACCCGGCAGGTGAGGCTGACCACCGCCGGTCAGGTGCTGCTCGACCAGGCCCGGATCGCGGTCGACGCGGTGCACGCGGCGGCCCGGCGAGCACGCCGGGCCGGTCAGCCGACACCCCAGCTCGTCGTGGCGGTCAAACCGGGAGGCGATGGCGGGCTGCTGCGGGAGATCCTCGCCGCCTACCGGGGAGCGGGTCCGCATCTGCCGCCGCCTGAAGTCGTCGTCGGCGGCAGCGGAGAGCCGATCGCCATGCTGCGGGACGGCCGTGCCGACGTAGCGCTGCTGCGCAGCCCGTTCGACGGTCAAGGGCTGGATTCCCAGACGCTCGTGGTCGAGCCGCGACTGGCCGTCCTCCCCGCCACGCACCGCCTGGCCGGACACCCGCGACTGCGGCTGACCGACCTCAAGGGCGAACCGATCCCACGCTGGAAAGGCGCCGCCCCCTCCGCCACCGCCTACTACACAGGATGCGACGGAGGGGAAGCAGGCGATGGCCACACAGGCTTGGCGCCGGCCGACACTCCTGAGGGGCCGCTCGTGGCCAGCGTCGAGCAACTCCTGGAGGTGGTCGCGCTGGGCCAGGCGGTGGCGTTCCTGTCACTCTCCACCACCGAGCGGCACCAGCGCCCGGACATCGCATACCGGCCGGTCACCGGCCTCAGCCCCAGCGCGGTCATGGTCGCCTGGCCGGAGACCTCGCGATCCGCAGCCGTCGCCGCCTTCGTCCGAGCCGCCCACGACGTCGCCGCCCACCACCCCGACCACTTGACCGCACTGGCCTACTGA
- a CDS encoding SDR family oxidoreductase has translation MTTSQKTALITGANKGIGKETARRLAALGITVLIGARNAERGEAAAEELRADGADVRFVPLDVTDEISVQAAAKHIDATFGRLDILVNNAAIAAGPQKPSETPAATVRQVYETNVFGVIAVTHAMLPLLRRSAAARIVNMSSELGSLTHLADPGSPWSAYFSILLPYCTSKSALNAITVLYANELRAEGILVNAVSPGYCATDLNRHTGMRTAEEGAAVAVGLATVGDDGATGTFVAEDGPIPW, from the coding sequence ATGACGACTTCGCAGAAGACTGCTCTGATCACCGGTGCGAACAAGGGCATCGGAAAGGAAACGGCGCGCAGGCTCGCAGCTCTCGGCATCACCGTGCTGATCGGCGCCCGCAACGCCGAGCGTGGCGAGGCGGCGGCCGAGGAGCTTCGCGCCGACGGCGCCGACGTACGGTTCGTTCCGCTGGACGTCACCGACGAGATCTCGGTCCAGGCCGCCGCCAAGCACATCGACGCCACGTTCGGCCGCCTCGACATCCTCGTCAACAACGCCGCGATCGCCGCCGGACCGCAAAAGCCGAGTGAAACCCCAGCCGCCACCGTCCGGCAGGTCTACGAGACCAACGTGTTCGGCGTCATCGCGGTGACCCACGCCATGCTCCCCCTGCTACGCCGGTCCGCCGCCGCACGCATCGTCAACATGTCCAGCGAACTCGGCTCCCTCACCCATCTGGCCGACCCGGGCAGCCCGTGGTCCGCCTACTTCTCGATCCTCCTCCCTTACTGCACGTCGAAGAGCGCGCTGAACGCGATCACCGTGCTCTACGCCAATGAACTGCGCGCCGAAGGGATCCTGGTGAACGCGGTGAGTCCCGGCTACTGCGCGACCGACCTCAACCGCCACACCGGTATGCGCACGGCGGAGGAGGGCGCGGCCGTCGCGGTCGGCCTGGCGACTGTGGGCGATGACGGCGCGACGGGCACCTTTGTGGCCGAGGACGGGCCGATTCCGTGGTGA
- a CDS encoding fibronectin type III domain-containing protein, whose product MVSLSLLLGTIAGPAAPPGFAVEPSPLCATHATSFATEGDQGTPVTVRLGCAKEAGGLRSLAVKDDDLVMAIDFLPTAEGRQHVRDFMQALVDRTRADQAAGMTLGAAFTKRAQEHSVGIYPPQEGSGDFEGTVHVVDDSLVIVAATDAVGFGATPMQKFIASGVAWAVTGLVWGGCMASFNVGAPAAAPVCGAVSEGFGTLVGELLNAYYDDRSLGDADVWAGALAASFWPTVKGAFQGALLAWTSERGAQAIAQVQQALRNFGTKIKYLGSVTTYMSGVMKDLAPKLLASVHRLERGVGSTDAPLRVMVVGDSMTQGMEGDWTWRYRLWEWFRDQHVDVDFVGPYQGTKQQADPTGPPAPPRLQGEVLENPSVANPPVTGAYAQGVRAGFDSDHFAVWGRQAAQDKDLIGPMVAQYKPDLVLFGIGFNDMGWLVSDATGTLDSMKTLVDRARAAKGDIRFAVANVPMRPLIDGRQDLIVKTRQYNTMLKNAIPSWSTLSSPVKLVDWEAAYSCDTNTCPGGYDNLHPNALGEFQIASAFERTLHDDYGIGQFVPGIPTTIPRRPIYPVNSVVAESVPSGVKVTWSPVFGARGYTVRYRLAGAANWNETHVSTNRYDTTWTEDGWTWEYQVNTDNGTDGVSVWSETVSATAHPETAAPPTNVSTRPSSTGLDVYWDAPTGAHTDSIDRYEIITWDKDVPGSYINSTAVKGTSAWIDGLVPGHHYLVAVATWNQAGGGMPIVARSVTVGAGVPPVPADVSIQSLDATTVRLTWQGSAQAAGYRVWVRNATTGGPFTADQSSTDTNSHEIAFLFPGNWNFEFCVSAFNGALESDRSGCVSVPLPPPSAGLAGRSAAAGRSPDPVEQSPLLEGRFADPGRDLVAAATGR is encoded by the coding sequence ATGGTTTCACTGAGCTTGCTGCTCGGCACGATCGCCGGGCCCGCAGCGCCCCCGGGCTTTGCGGTCGAACCTTCGCCCCTGTGCGCCACCCACGCCACGTCCTTCGCCACCGAGGGCGACCAGGGAACGCCGGTGACGGTGCGGCTGGGCTGCGCCAAGGAGGCGGGGGGTCTCCGCTCGCTCGCGGTGAAGGACGACGACCTGGTCATGGCCATCGACTTCCTGCCCACTGCCGAGGGTCGCCAGCACGTGCGCGACTTCATGCAGGCGCTGGTCGACCGGACCCGTGCCGATCAGGCCGCGGGCATGACGCTGGGGGCCGCCTTCACCAAGCGGGCCCAGGAGCACAGTGTCGGGATCTATCCGCCGCAGGAGGGGAGCGGGGACTTCGAGGGCACGGTGCACGTCGTGGACGACAGCCTCGTGATCGTCGCTGCGACCGATGCCGTCGGCTTCGGCGCGACCCCTATGCAGAAATTCATCGCCAGCGGTGTCGCATGGGCGGTCACCGGCCTGGTCTGGGGCGGGTGCATGGCGTCGTTCAACGTCGGCGCGCCGGCCGCCGCTCCGGTGTGCGGCGCCGTCTCCGAGGGATTCGGCACGCTTGTCGGCGAGTTGCTCAACGCCTACTACGACGACAGGTCGCTCGGCGACGCGGATGTCTGGGCGGGGGCGCTGGCCGCTTCGTTCTGGCCGACTGTGAAGGGGGCTTTTCAAGGAGCGTTGCTGGCGTGGACTTCGGAGCGCGGCGCCCAGGCCATCGCCCAGGTGCAGCAAGCCCTGCGCAACTTCGGGACGAAGATCAAGTACTTGGGGTCGGTCACCACATACATGTCCGGCGTGATGAAGGACCTGGCTCCGAAGCTGCTGGCGTCGGTGCACCGGCTCGAGCGGGGTGTCGGCAGCACCGACGCCCCCCTGCGGGTGATGGTGGTGGGTGATTCCATGACCCAGGGCATGGAGGGTGACTGGACCTGGCGGTACCGGCTGTGGGAGTGGTTCCGCGACCAGCACGTCGACGTCGACTTCGTCGGACCGTACCAGGGCACCAAGCAGCAGGCGGACCCCACCGGGCCCCCCGCGCCGCCCCGTCTCCAGGGGGAGGTACTGGAGAACCCCTCCGTCGCGAATCCTCCCGTCACGGGGGCGTACGCGCAGGGTGTGCGGGCGGGTTTCGACAGCGATCACTTCGCCGTGTGGGGACGGCAAGCCGCCCAGGACAAGGACCTGATCGGGCCCATGGTGGCCCAGTACAAGCCCGACCTTGTGCTGTTCGGCATCGGGTTCAACGACATGGGATGGCTGGTCAGTGACGCGACGGGCACCTTGGACAGTATGAAGACCCTCGTCGACCGGGCCCGCGCCGCCAAGGGGGACATCCGTTTCGCCGTGGCGAACGTTCCCATGCGGCCGCTCATCGACGGCCGGCAGGACCTGATCGTCAAGACCAGGCAGTACAACACGATGCTCAAGAACGCGATCCCGTCCTGGAGCACCCTCTCCTCCCCCGTGAAGCTGGTCGACTGGGAGGCGGCGTACAGCTGCGACACGAACACCTGCCCGGGTGGCTACGACAATCTGCACCCCAACGCCCTGGGAGAGTTCCAGATCGCGTCCGCCTTCGAACGCACCCTCCACGACGACTACGGCATCGGCCAGTTCGTGCCCGGCATCCCCACCACGATCCCCCGGCGGCCGATCTACCCGGTGAACAGCGTCGTGGCAGAGTCCGTCCCGAGCGGGGTGAAGGTGACCTGGTCACCGGTGTTCGGGGCGCGCGGCTACACGGTCCGGTACCGGCTCGCGGGCGCCGCGAACTGGAACGAGACCCACGTCTCGACCAACCGCTACGACACGACCTGGACGGAGGACGGCTGGACCTGGGAGTACCAGGTCAACACCGACAACGGCACCGACGGCGTGTCCGTGTGGTCCGAGACGGTCTCGGCGACTGCGCACCCGGAGACCGCCGCCCCGCCCACGAACGTCTCCACCCGCCCTTCCTCCACCGGCCTCGATGTGTACTGGGACGCGCCGACCGGCGCGCACACGGACAGCATCGACCGGTACGAGATCATCACCTGGGACAAGGACGTGCCGGGCTCCTACATCAACAGCACGGCGGTCAAGGGCACATCCGCGTGGATCGACGGCCTCGTACCGGGCCACCACTATCTCGTAGCGGTGGCGACCTGGAACCAGGCGGGCGGCGGGATGCCCATCGTGGCCAGGTCCGTGACGGTCGGCGCGGGCGTACCCCCCGTGCCGGCGGACGTGAGCATCCAGTCCCTCGACGCCACGACCGTCCGCCTCACCTGGCAGGGCTCGGCCCAGGCGGCCGGATACCGGGTGTGGGTACGCAACGCCACCACGGGCGGCCCGTTCACGGCGGACCAGTCCTCCACCGACACCAACTCGCACGAGATCGCCTTCTTGTTCCCGGGCAACTGGAACTTCGAGTTCTGCGTCTCCGCGTTCAACGGCGCGTTGGAGTCGGACCGGTCCGGTTGCGTCTCGGTCCCGCTCCCGCCCCCGTCGGCCGGTCTCGCCGGGCGCTCCGCGGCCGCCGGCCGCTCACCGGATCCTGTGGAGCAATCCCCCTTGCTGGAAGGCCGTTTCGCCGACCCCGGACGAGACCTGGTCGCAGCCGCCACCGGCCGCTGA
- a CDS encoding SMI1/KNR4 family protein, which translates to MIELTGWEPLGISVDWAAIEGELGVPLPADYKELYEVFSGGVFSDSLYFLGRDEGLAFDFLTQWRVFLSVDQDSKFGNVSAVEPYAIYAPGGKGLVGWGSTEWADEYFWLIDAERPGEYPVLARSNDVGAWHRYDMSTSEFLYRVLADADFQPFGIAQYNLGTTFEPGSGGPFGGGPL; encoded by the coding sequence GTGATCGAACTGACCGGGTGGGAGCCGCTCGGGATCTCCGTCGACTGGGCGGCGATCGAGGGAGAGCTGGGGGTTCCGCTGCCGGCGGACTACAAGGAGCTCTACGAGGTGTTCAGCGGCGGCGTCTTCAGTGATTCCCTCTACTTTCTGGGGCGCGACGAAGGCCTGGCGTTCGACTTCCTGACGCAGTGGCGGGTCTTCCTGTCGGTCGACCAGGACAGCAAGTTCGGGAACGTCTCCGCCGTGGAGCCCTATGCGATCTACGCGCCGGGCGGCAAGGGACTGGTCGGGTGGGGCTCTACCGAGTGGGCCGACGAGTACTTCTGGCTGATCGATGCAGAGCGGCCGGGGGAGTACCCCGTCCTCGCGCGGTCCAATGACGTCGGCGCGTGGCACCGGTACGACATGTCCACCTCGGAGTTCCTCTATCGCGTCCTTGCTGATGCCGATTTTCAGCCTTTCGGGATCGCGCAGTACAACCTCGGCACAACGTTCGAGCCCGGCTCCGGCGGCCCCTTCGGCGGCGGGCCACTCTGA